In the Micromonospora narathiwatensis genome, one interval contains:
- a CDS encoding branched-chain amino acid ABC transporter permease, which produces MSTVILLALTGLGLAALYFLVASGLSLVFGLADVLNFAHGLFLGVGAYATWWAAGNLPGAGPSGFGFVVAVAFGVLAGAVVAVLVELVLIRPLYSRTIEQVLVTVGLSLAGVALLQATWGADARPFPRPAWTREVTSVLGANVPNAGLLLIIAAVLVLGGLLAFLRFTRYGLIIRAGVENREMVTALGIDVRKAFTLVFAIGGAAAALAGALGGVYFGTVSPGQGGSLLIFAFIVVVIGGMGSVVGSAYAAVAVGLLQQFVNYYGTSGLGDLCVVGLLAVVLLLRPQGLAGKVAHA; this is translated from the coding sequence GTGAGTACGGTGATCCTGCTGGCGCTGACCGGGCTCGGCCTGGCGGCGCTCTACTTCCTGGTCGCCTCCGGCCTGTCCCTGGTCTTCGGCCTGGCCGACGTGCTCAACTTCGCGCACGGCCTGTTCCTCGGCGTCGGGGCGTACGCGACCTGGTGGGCGGCCGGCAACCTGCCCGGGGCCGGCCCGAGCGGGTTCGGGTTCGTGGTGGCGGTCGCCTTCGGTGTGCTAGCCGGGGCAGTGGTGGCGGTGCTGGTCGAGCTGGTGCTGATCCGGCCGCTCTACTCCCGCACCATCGAGCAGGTGCTGGTCACCGTCGGTCTTTCGCTGGCCGGGGTGGCGTTGCTCCAGGCGACCTGGGGCGCCGACGCCCGGCCGTTCCCGCGTCCCGCGTGGACCCGCGAGGTGACCTCGGTCCTCGGCGCGAACGTGCCGAACGCCGGGCTGCTGCTGATCATCGCCGCGGTGCTGGTGCTCGGCGGGCTGCTCGCCTTCCTCCGCTTCACCCGGTACGGCCTGATCATCCGGGCCGGGGTGGAGAACCGGGAGATGGTGACCGCGCTCGGCATCGACGTCCGCAAGGCGTTCACCCTGGTCTTCGCGATCGGCGGGGCGGCCGCCGCGCTGGCCGGCGCGCTCGGCGGGGTCTACTTCGGCACCGTCTCGCCGGGGCAGGGCGGCTCGCTGCTGATCTTCGCGTTCATCGTGGTGGTGATCGGCGGGATGGGTTCGGTGGTCGGGTCCGCGTACGCGGCGGTCGCGGTCGGGCTGCTGCAACAGTTCGTCAACTACTACGGCACGTCCGGGCTGGGTGACCTCTGCGTGGTCGGGCTGCTCGCCGTGGTGCTGCTGCTGCGTCCGCAGGGCCTGGCCGGAAAGGTGGCTCACGCATGA